The stretch of DNA CGACCGTCGATCAGCGCAACGATGTTGATACCGAACACGCTCTGCAGCTGGGTCTGGGCGTAGAGATTGTTGAGGATCACCTCCGGCACTTCGCCACGACGCAGCTCGATCACTACGCGCATACCGTCCTTGTCGGACTCGTCGCGCAGCTCGGTGATGCCTTCGAGCTTCTTCTCCTTGACCAGCTCGGCGATCTTCTCGATCAGACGCGCCTTGTTCAGCTGGTAAGGCAGCTCGGTGATAACGATCTGCTGACGGCCACCGACCTTGTCGATGTCCTCGATGATCGAGCGGGCACGCATGTAAATGCGTCCGCGACCGGTACGGTAGGCTTCGATGATGCCTTCGCGACCATTGATGATCGCTGCGGTCGGGAAATCCGGGCCCGGGATGTGCTGCATCAGCTCATCGACGGTCAGCTCCGGGTTGTCGATCAGCGCCAGGCAACCGTCGATGACTTCGCCGAGGTTGTGCGGCGGGATGTTGGTCGCCATGCCCACGGCAATACCGCTGGAACCGTTGACCAGCAGGTTGGGGATCTTGGTCGGCATGACCGCGGGGATCAGTTCGGTGCCGTCGTAGTTCGGCACCCAGTCCACGGTTTCCTTGTGCAGGTCGGCCAGCAGCTCGTGCGCCAGCTTGGTCATGCGCACTTCGGTGTATCGCATGGCCGCCGCGTTGTCGCCGTCGACCGAACCGAAGTTACCCTGGCCGTCTACCAGCAGGTAGCGCAGGGAGAATGGCTGGGCCATACGAACGATGGTGTCGTACACCGCGGTATCACCGTGCGGGTGATACTTACCGATCACGTCACCGACAACACGGGCAGATTTCTTGTACGGCTTGTTCCAGTCGTTACCGAGCTCGCTCATCGCGTACAGCACACGCCGGTGCACGGGCTTCAAGCCATCGCGCGCATCAGGCAGTGCCCGCCCGACGATTACGCTCATCGCGTAGTCGAGATAGGACTGTTTCAGCTCGTCTTCGATATTGACCGGGAGGATTTCTTTGGCCAGTTCGCCCATGAGAAGCCTGATTCCTTTTTCTGGTGAAACTTCGTCACATCCATATGGGACGAACGAAGCTCGCCGCTGCAGGCCTAGTGCCATGCACCGACTTACGACAAATCAACAAGTTATGCCATGGATTTGCGCAGTGAAGGCGGTCACTTCGGACCACCTTGGAAACCGCCGGATGTTATCACAATCGCCGCCACGCACCTATCCCCCTGATGCGCATGGAGCATAGTTAGTTGACCGGTGACAGGCTGATAAGAGACGAGAGAAGCTCAGAGGCTGATTTCGCGCGTAAATGCGGATTTTTTCCCGGACTGACGACCACCCCATGGCAGCCGTCAGCGAAACCTTTTGCAAAACGATCTCAGTGCAAGCGCTTGCGGCACATCAATTGGGCCATTTTCGCGGTGTCGGGACGCTCGACTATGCCTTTCTCGGTGACGATGGCGTCGATCAGGTCCGCCGGGGTGACGTCGAATACCGGATTATAGGCCTGCACATCCGCCCCTACCCGCTTGCCGCCGACCTCGAGCAGCTCCTTGCCATCACGCTCCTCGATCGGAATGTCTTCGCCACTGGCCAGGGCCATGTCGATGGTCGAACTCGGCGCGACCACCATGAAACGCACGCCGTGGTGCATTGCATTGACCGCCAGCTGATAGGTGCCGATCTTGTTCGCCACGTCGCCATTGGCGGTAATGCGGTCGGCGCCAACGATCACCCAGGTCACACCCTTGGTTTTCATGATGTGTGCGGCAGCGGAGTCGGCATTCAAGGTCACCGGGATGCCTTCGTTGGCCAGCTCCCAGGCGGTCAGCCGCGAGCCTTGCAGCCAGGGACGGGTTTCATTGGCATACACCCGCTCGACCATACCTTCGATAAAGGCCCCGCGAATCACCCCCAGGGCCGTTCCGAAGCCGCCGGTCGCCAGGGCGCCGGTGTTGCAGTGGGTCAGGATGGCCTGGGCATTGCCCTGATGCCGGCGAATCAGGTCGACACCCAACTGGGCCATGGTCAGGTTGGCTTCGCGGTCGCTTTCATGAATGGCCAGGGCTTCCGCCTCCAGCACCGCCAGCGGGTAGGCGTGGCCCTTGAGGCGCTCCAGACGTTCACGCATGCGGTTCAGCGCCCAGAACAGGTTGACCGCGGTCGGACGCGAGTCGGCGAGCAATGCGAAGTCTTCTTCCATCGCCGCCTGCCAGTCACCACCGGCGGCAAAACGCGCGCGCGCCGCCAGGACCACGCCATACGCGGCGCTAATGCCGATTGCCGGCGCGCCACGCACCACCATTTCGCGAATGGCCTGCGCGACGCCAGCCGCGCTGGTGTAGGCAATCCAGCTTTCCTCGAAGGGCAAAATACGCTGATCGAGCAGATACAGGGCGTCATCCCGCCAATCGATGGCCTTCACCTTCTCCGCTGCCAACAGTCGATCGCGCATCCCTCACCCCGCACTCATGAACAAAAGCCGCCGATTATAGCGATCCCCCGGCGAAGACGCTCGGGTATACTTCGCCATCCTCCACAAACGCCCTGGAACCGATCTTCGATGCCGAACCCTGTCGTTGCGCTCGACCTACTCCTGTTGCCGACCTGGCTGGTGCCTGTTGAACCGGCCGGCGTGGTGCTCAAGGAGCACGGCCTGGGTATCCGCGACGGCCGCATCGTGTTCATCGGCCCGCGCGCCGCGGCCTTGAAGCTGCAGGCTGCCGAGGTCCGCGAGTTGCCGGGCATGCTGCTCAGCCCTGGCCTGATCAACGCCCACGGCCACGCGGCGATGACCCTGTTCCGCGGCCTGGCCGACGATCTGCCGCTGATGACCTGGCTGGAGAACCACATCTGGCCCGCCGAAGCCAAATGGGTCGATGAAGCCTTCGTCCGCGACGGTACCGACCTGGCCATCGCCGAACAGCTCAAAGGCGGCATCAGCTGCTTTTCCGACATGTACTTCTTTCCGAAGGTTGCCAGCGAGCGCGTGCACAACAGCGGCATTCGGGCGCAGATCACCATTCCGGTCCTCGACTTTCCGATTCCGGGCGCCCACAGCGCCGACGAGGCCATCCGCCAGGGCGTCGAGCTGTTCAGCGACCTCAAGCATCATCCGCGTATCAAGATCACCTTCGGCCCCCACGCGCCCTACACGGTCGGCGACGAAAACCTGGAGAAGATCCGGATCATTGCCGAAGAACTCGATGCCTCCATTCATATGCACGTCCATGAAACCGCCTTCGAGGTGGAACAGGCCGTCGCCCGGCACGGCGAGCGGCCCCTGGCCCGCCTGGCGCGACTGGGACTGCTCGGGCCGCGCTTCCAGGCCGTACACATGACCCAAATCAGCGATGACGACCTGGCTTTGCTGGTAGAAACCAATAGCAATGTCATTCATTGCCCGGAGTCGAACCTGAAACTGGCCAGCGGCTTCTGCCCGGTGGAACGGCTGTGGCAGGCTGGCGTCAATGTTGCAGTAGGCACCGACGGGGCCGCCAGCAACAACGACCTGGACCTGCTCGGCGAAATCCGCACCGCCGCACTGCTGGCCAAGGCCGTGGCAGGCTCGGCCACTGCCCTGAATGCCCACCAGGCGCTGCGCATGGCCACCCTCAACGGCGCGCGGGCCCTGGGCCTGGAGAGCGAGATCGGCTCGCTGGAACTCGGCAAGGCCGCGGACCTGGTGGCCTTTGACCTGTCCGGCCTGGCGCAGCAACCGATCTATGACCCGGTTTCGCAGCTTATATATGCCACCGGCCGCGATTGCGTGAAACACCTTTGGGTCGCCGGCAAGCAATTGCTCGACGACCGGCGCCTGACGCGCCTGGACGAACAACAGCTGCACGCCACGGCGACAGCCTGGGGCCGGCGCATCAGCGGCCATACCGAATAGCAGGAACCCTCGAGCCCCGGCTCGAGACCGACAGCCAGAATTTTCCAGATTCAGAGGATTACCCATGAGTAACGTCGACCACGCCGAAATCGCCAAATTCGAAGCCCTCGCCCATCGCTGGTGGGACCGCGAGAGCGAATTCAAACCGCTGCACGATATCAACCCGCTGCGGGTCAACTGGATTGACGAGCGCGTCAACCTGGCCGGCAAGAAAGTCCTCGACGTCGGTTGCGGCGGCGGCATCCTCAGTGAAGCCATGGCCCAGCGCGGCGCTACGGTAACGGGCATCGACATGGGCGAGGCCCCGCTGGCGGTGGCACAACTGCATCAACTGGAGTCCGGGGTGAACGTCGAATACCGGCAGATCACCGCCGAAGCCCTGGCCGAGGAAATGCCCGAGCAGTTCGACGTCGTCACCTGCCTGGAGATGCTCGAGCACGTACCGGACCCCTCCTCGGTGATCCGCGCGTGCTTTCGCATGGTCAAGCCCGGCGGCCAGGTGTTCTTCTCCACCATCAACCGCAATCCGAAGGCCTATCTGTTCGCCATCATCGGCGCCGAATACATCATGAAGCTGCTGCCGCGCGGCACCCATGACTTCAAGAAATTCATCCGGCCTTCCGAACTGGGCGCCTGGAGCCGCGACGCCGGCCTGACCGTCAAGGACATCATCGGCCTGACCTACAACCCGCTGACCAAGCACTACAAGCTGGCCACCGACGTCGACGTCAACTACATGATCCAGACCCTGCGGGAGGAATAAGCCCATGCGTATCAGAGCAGTTCTTTTCGACATGGACGGCACCCTGCTCGACACCGCGCCGGACTTCATCGCCATCTGCCAGGCCATGCGCGCCGACCGCGGCCTGGCGCCGATCGCAGACAAACATATCCGTGACGAAATCTCCGGTGGCGCCCGGGCGATGGTCGCCGTGACCTTCTCGATGGACCCGGAATCCCCGGGGTTCGAGGAGCTGCGCCTGGAGTTTCTGGAGCGTTACCTCAAGCATTGCGCGGTACACAGCAAACTGTTCGACGGCATGGCCGAGCTGCTGGCCGATATCGAGAAGGCCAATCTGCTCTGGGGCGTGGTCACCAACAAGCCGGTGCGCTTTGCCGAGCCAATCATGCAGCAGTTGGGCCTGGCGGAACGTTCCGCCCTGCTGATCTGCCCGGATCACGTGAAGAACAGCAAACCCGATCCAGAACCATTGATCCTGGCGTGCAAGATGCTCGACCTCGACCCGGCCAGCGTACTGTTCGTCGGTGACGACCTGCGCGACATCGAATCGGGCCGCGACGCAGGCACCAGGACCGCAGCCGTGACCTACGGTTACATCCATCCGGACGACAATCCCAAGCACTGGGGCGCCGACGTGGTGGTCGACCATCCGCTGGAACTGCGCCAGGTCCTGGACCAGGCGCTGTGCAGCTGCTGATCTGCCCAGGCTTTCGCTTCTGATTTCCCGAGGTTTTTATGTTTGATTATTCCGCCCGCCCCGAACTGCTCAAGGATCGGGTCATTCTGGTCACCGGCGCCGGTCGCGGCATCGGCGCCGCTGCCGCCAAGACCTTCGCCGCCCACGGCGCCACCGTACTGCTGCTGGGCAAGACCGAAGCCAACCTGACCCAGGTTTATGACGAGATCGAAGCCGCCGGCCATCCTCAGCCGGTGGTGATTCCGTTCAACCTGGAAACCGCCCTGCCGCACCAGTACGACGAACTGGCCGCCATGGTCGAAGCGGAGTTCGGTCACCTCGATGGCCTGCTGCACAATGCCTCGATCATTGGTCCGCGCACACCGCTGGAACAGCTGTCGGGCGAGAACTTCATGCGGGTGATGCAAGTCAACGTCAACGCCATGTTCATGCTGACCAGTACCCTGCTGCCGCTGCTCAAGCTGTCCCAGGACGCCTCGGTGGTGTTCACCTCCAGCAGCGTTGGCCGCAAGGGCCGTGCCTACTGGGGCGCCTATGGCGTTTCGAAATTCGCCACCGAAGGCCTGATGCAAACCCTGGCCGACGAAGTCGACGGCGTCGCACCGGTTCGCGCCAACAGCGTCAATCCGGGCGCTACCCGCACCAGCATGCGCGCCCAGGCCTACCCGGGGGAAAACCCGAGCAACAACCCGGCCCCCGAGGAGATCATGCCGGTCTACCTGTACCTCATGGGTCCGGACAGTACCGGGATCAACGGCCAGGCATTCGACGCCCAGTAATCCTTTCTTTGGCCGCGGCGGAATACCGTCGCGGCACTCCTTTCCCGGCAGTCTTCCACCCCGCCATCGCCAGACAAATGCCACCCCGGGCCACGCCAAGCCTTGGCACTGTCAGCCAACCCGCTGAATTCAAAAGCATTTTAATCGGATGAAGCGAATGGCATGACTTTCGCTCTCATCTCTCCCAAATAGGCAGTGTATTGGCGAAACTCAGCGACGATCGAGTCGGGGCTTATAACGGCCCGTAAAGCGGATTAGACTGTGATCGCTTGTCCTACGGGACTGATGGAACAGTATGACGTGCAGCCATGAGCCGCTCTCACCCAGCCAGTAAGACTGCATTACGTGCCCAGGGGCTCACGCCATATGAAAATACCGACCCAGACCAACGCAATTGACTTCGATAGCGCCAAATTGCAACGCCTGGGCTTTGGCCAGCAGTCACCACTCCTGCAACGCCCGGTCAGCCTTGCCCAGTTGCGCCAGCAACTGAGCCTGCAATTACAGACCAGCCTGGAGCCGCAACGCATTCTCGGCCTGTTCTTCCGCGAAACCCAACGCCTTGTGCCCCTGGATGCCCTGGTTTACCAGCACAAACCCAGCGACCTGCGCCTGGAGTTCGGCCAGCGCGGCCACCACTCCATCAGCTACAGCCTGAGCCATGAAGGCGAGACCATGGGCGAGCTGGTATTTCGGCGCAATCAGCGTTTCAGCGACCAGGAACAGGGCCATCTGGAATCCCTGCTGTCCACCCTGCTTTATCCGATGCGCAACGCCCTGCTCTATCGGGCCGCGACCCGTAGCGCCCTGCGCGACCCTTTGACCGATACCGGCAACCGGATCGCCATGGACCAGACGCTGCAACGGGAAATCGAAATGGCCCGCCGCCACCTGCACCCACTGTCGCTGCTGATGCTGGATATCGATCACTTCAAGAGAATCAACGACAGCCACGGCCACAGCGCCGGCGATGAAGTGCTCAAGGCTGTTGCCGCGGCCATCAAGGCGCAGTTGCGCAACGTCGACATGGTGTTTCGTTTTGGCGGCGAGGAGTTCCTGATCCTGCTGTCCAACACCGGACGCGATGCCGCCGCCATGGTGGGAGAACGGCTGCGCCAGGCGGCCCAGGCCAAGGATTACTGGGCGGATGGCAAGTTGATCGAGCTGACGGTCAGCCTGGGTTGCTCGACCCTGCTGCCGGGGGAGTCAGCCGAGAGCCTGCTGCGCCGTGCGGACAGCGCGCTGTATGTGGCCAAGCGCGAAGGCCGCAACCGCCTGGCGATGGCCGGCTGAGAGAATGGCTGGGGCCGCCTTCATCGGAGGCCGCCATTCAACCTTCGACCAGCGCCATCCGTTCACGGGCCGCCGGGGTCTTTTCCTGTTGCATGCAACGCTCCAGGAACAGGTACATGTAGTCATAACTCTTGCAGATCGCCTGGCGCAGCTCGCCCTGCAAGGCTTTGCTCGGCTTCATGCCGGCCAGGGTACAGATGATTTCCAGCGCCTCCCAAGGATGCGCATCATCGTACTGGGCATGCATTTTCAGCCACTTCATCGCCCGCTTGCGCTCTTCTTCGGGAAAGGCCGCCGCATACACGCCGGAGGAGCAGACCAGCGCCGACCACTCACCCGTGGCGCCCTCGATTGCGTAGTTGGTCGCAGCGATCGCCACGATCAATGAGTCGGCGGAGCTGGTGTGCCAGCACCAATGACTCAAGGCGTGCAGCTCCGGTGGGACCTGTTGTGCCTGCAGATCTTCCAGGCTCACGCCATGGGCGCGACTCCAATTCACCCAGTAATCGGCATGATTGAGCTCGACCCGGATATTGCGCATCAGCCAGCGCCGCGCCATGTCTTCCCCGGGGTGACGGGCGAAGCGGGTCTTGGTCAGGTTCTGCGCCATGTACAGGGCGAACTGCTCGACAACCGGCCAGCCGCCGATCAGGTACTGGCGCATGGTTTTGTTGCTGAGCTTGTTGTCGCGCATGCGCTGGTACAGTTCGTGGTCGACCACGCGGCGCTTGCTCTCGCTGCAATCCTGGATCAGCTGCTGGGCCCAGGCCGGATAGCTTGCAGCGTCCATGAGCGGACCGGTTCTGTTGAATGCGTCGATCACTGTCGGGGCTCCTTTTGATGGTGATGGTACGGATCAGCGAGAGATTCAACGGAACGTGCCAGGAGCCTTGAACAACAGAGGCTGTGGTCGCGAAGGCCGGCACTGCAGACTGTCGCAGGTGAAGAGTTGCGGGCGCTCGATCAGGTAGCCCTGAGCGTAATCCACGCCAATCTCCAACAATGCCTGCTCAATCTGCGGTGTTTCGACAAACTCGGCAATCGTGCGTTTGCCCATCACATGACCGATATGGTTGATCACCTCGACCATCGCGCGATTGATCGGGTCGTCCAGCATATCTTTTACGAAACTTCCATCGATCTTGAGGAAGTCTACAGGCAAATGTTTGAGATAAGCGAATGACGACATTCCCGCACAAAAGTCATCCAACGAAAAGTGACAGCCCAAGCCCTTGAGCTCGTTGATAAATCGAATCGCACTGCCGAGATTGGAGATAGCGCTGGTCTCGGTGATTTCAAAACAAATCAGGTCCGGTGGCACACCGTGGACGATGAACTGCTCGCGCAGGAAGTCCAGGAAAGCCTCGTCACCGATGGTCGCGCCCGACAGATTGATCGCACACATCGCCAGGGGCCCTTCGCGCTCCTCGCGGATGCACTCGGCGATGATCTTGAACACATTCTCCACCACCCAACGGTCCAGGGAGGTCATCAGGCCGTAACGCTCGGCGGCCGGAATGAAGCTGTCGGGCAGGATCATCCGCCCCGCCTCGTCGTGCAGGCGCAGCAGAATCTCGATATGCCCGCCGAGCCGGTCCACATGACCCAGGGCGGCTATTTCCTGGGCATAAAGACAGAAGCGGTTTTCCTCCAGGGCCATATGCAGGCGCTGTACCCAGGCCATTTCACCGAACCGCAGGGACAGCTCCGAGTCGTCCGCATGATAGACCTGGACCCGGTTGCGCCCTTTCTCCTTGGCCATGTAGCACGCCATGTCCGCTGCCCGCAGTGATGCTTCGAGGGTGGTCGGGGTTTGCGCCACATGCACCAGGCCAATGCTGACCGTGGTGACGAAGGGCCGGCCCTTCCAGACAAAATGCAGGTTCTGCACCGTCTGGCGCAGGCCTTCGGCGATCTTTTCCGCCGCTTCCGGCGAGCAGTTCTCCAGCAGGATGCCGAACTCATCGCCCCCCAGGCGCGCCAGGGTATCGCCCTCGCGCAGGCCCGACTGGAGCAAGGCGCAGATATGCCGGAGCAACTCGTCCCCTGCCGCATGACCGCAGGTGTCGTTGACCAGCTTGAACTGGTCCAGGTCGAGGAACATCAGGGCGTGCCGCCCCGGTTGCCGGCTCAAGCTGTGCAATGCCTGCTCCAGACGGTATTCGAACTCGCGACGGTTCGCCAGGCCAGTCAAGGCGTCGTGGGTCGCCTGCCAGGACAGATTGGCGATGTACTGGCGCTCCTGGGTCATGTCGTGCAGCACCAGCACCGTACCGCTGACCTTGCCGGCGTTCTGGATCGGCGCGCCGACCAGGGTCACCGACACCGTGCTGCCATCCAGGCGCTGGATCAGCTTCGAGTGCTCGCTACCACCACTGAGCTGGCCACTGAGAATGTGCTCGATCAGGGTAAAGCCGTCGGTCTGGGCATTTTCATCCAGCAGATTGAACAAGGCCGCCAGCGGCAGCCCCATGGCCTGCTCAGCCTTCCAGTGGGTCATTTCCTCGGCGGCCGGGTTCATGTAGGCGATGGCGCCGTCCACGTCGGTGGTGATGACACCGTCGCCAATGGATTGCAGGGTGATCTGCGCCCGTTCCTTTTCCAACTGCAGGGCGCTGGCAAATTCATGACGCTGGGCCAACAGCTTATGGGTGCGCAGCAAGGCCAGGACAATCAGCCCCAGCGCGGTGGCCAGGTTGGTGATCAGCAACAGCCGCAGGATGACCCGCGAGCCCTCGCCTAAAGCATCACTAAAGGCCTTGGCAGCGGGCGTCACGCCATCGTTGATGGCGAAAATCTGGTTCTTCCAGCGCTGGATATCGGCTTCGGAGGCCTGGTTGCTGGTAATGCTGCGGTGCATTTCATGGGCCACGCTGTCGAGCTGCACCAGATAACTGTCGCCCACGGTCCACAGGTCGATGGCTTTTTCCAGGTAGCTGAAATGGCGGAAGTTCAGGTACAGCCAGATCACGCTGTCGCTGTCGTCAGGGTGGTTGCCACCCTTGAGAATCCCCGCCCGCGCGGCATTCAGGTCGGGCGGTTGCTGATCCAGCGCGACCCGCAGCTCATGCCCGCCCTGAGGCACGGCAATAGCATTCTGGTACTTCAGAAAGATCGATTCGTCGCGGCTGTCGGCGTAGAGATTGAGGTAGTAGATGGCGTCCTTCTGGCCCTTGGACCAAAGGCTCTCCCCGGCAACGTAACCACGTACCGCCGAAAGGACATATAAGCTGAGGCCACCCAACAGCGCTTGAAACAACACCACCGCAATAAATGGCCAGACGATGCCCAATAACCGTGGCGTTCCGAGAGTCCGCTTTTGCTTCATGAGGTCCCTTGCATAAGCACTGCCAGATGAACACCCGAGGAAATACCGCTCCTGACAGCACAGACTAGGCTAATTTCCGCCGCTTCGAGCGCACAGGCCGTGACGTTCGAGCACGCTGCCAGTCAAGACACGACAGGGCCGCGCCCCAGGAGGGTCATTTCCACCAGAGAATTCAAGCACTAAGCACAGAAAACCGGATAAAACTCAAGGTCGCTGGACTTGCTGCAAATGCCCGTAAAGCTTGGCGTAAAGGCCGCCGTCGGCAATTAGCTGCTGATGGTCGCCATCTTCGGCAATCTGCCCGCCATCGAACACCAGAACCCGATCCGCCTGTTTTACCGCGGACAGGCGGTGGGCAATGATCAGTGTGGTCCGACCGTGGAGGAAACGCGTCAGCGCCTGGTGCAGGTTGTACTCGGTGGCGGCGTCCAGCGCGGAAGTGGCTTCGTCGAGGATCACCACCTTGGGTTCGGCCAGGACCATCCGCGCGATGGCCAGGCGCTGGCGCTGGCCGCCAGACAGACGCACGCCGGAACGGCCGACCACACTGTCCAGGCCGTTGGCCAGGGCGCGGACCGTCGAGTCCAACTGGGCAATTTCCAACGCCCGCCAACAGGCTTCGTCGCTGCGCTCGCGGCCCATGGTCAGGTTGGCGCGGATGCTGTCGTTGAACAGCGCCGGATGCTGCAACACCACCGCCACGTTTTCCCGCAGGGTTTCCAGGCCGATTTCCTGCTGGGTCTTGCCGCCAAAACGAATCACGCCCGCCTGCGGTGTGTAGAGCCCCAGCAACAGCTGCACCAGGGTACTTTTGCCGCCGCCACTGGCGCCGACGATCGCCACCTTCTCCCCCGGCTCGATCGACAGGTTCATTTGGTCCAGCACCAGCTCGTCGCCGTAGCCGAAACTCAGGCCGCTGACTTCGATACCCACGGTCTCGCGCCCCTGGAACGGGTCGACACCGCCGGCATACTGCGGCTCGTCGGCCCGCGACAGCAGCTCGTTGATGCGCGACAACGCGCCACCGGCGGCATAGTAGGCGTACTGCAGGTTCAGCAGTTGTTCCACCGGGCCGATCATGAACCACAGGTAGCTGAATACGGCCAGCATCTGGCCGATGGACAGATCGGAAAACAGCACGGTGAGCATGGCCGCCGCACGAAAGATATCGATCCCGAACTGGAACAGCAGCCCGCTGGCGCGATTGGAGGCGTCGCTCTTCCATTGCGAAGCCACCGCGTAGTCCCGCACATCCAGGGCACGCCGGCCGAGACGGCCGAGGAAAAAGCCCTGGCGGTTGCCCGCACGGACTTCCTGGATCGCATCCAGGGTTTCGGTCAGGGCCTGGGTGAAACGCGAGGTGCTGTCGTTCTCGAGCTTTTTCAGGTGTTTGACCCGCTTGCCCAACTGCACCGTGGCGTAGATCACCAGGGGATTGAACAACAGGATCAGCAGCGCCAGCTGCCAATGCATCCACATCAGGATGCCCGCGGTGCCCACCAGCGTGAGCATGGCCACCAGAAAACGGCTGAGGGTTTCGCCGACAAACTTGTCGAGGGTGTCGAGGTCGGTGACCAGATGAGTCGTCACCGTACCGCTGCCCAGGCTTTCATACTCGCCCAGGGAAATGCGCTTGAGGCGCTCGATCAGCCGCAGACGGATGCGATAGACAATGTCCTTGGCCAACCCGGCAAACAACCGGGCCTGCAGCACGTTGAACAGTAGCGCCGAGCAACGCAGCATCAGGGTGATCAACAACATCAGGCCGATGTAGCCGGCGGCGCTCTGCCAGCCCGCGGGCAAGGCGTGGTTCATCACCTTCAGCGCGGCATCGCCATGCCCCAGCAGCACTTCGTCCACCAACAGCGGCAGCAGCAACGGGATAGGCACGCTGCACAGCGTCGCCAGGACGGCCACGCCATTGGCGATCCACAGGGCTTTTTTATGCTGCAGTGCCAGCCGGCGGACTTGCGCCCAGCTCAGGCGATCGACGGGTTCCGGCGCTTGTGGATCACGCACAGGCGGCACGCTCCAGCCAGCGGCCGAGCAGTGGAGACAGCTCACTCAGGGGCTGGTAGCCATTGGTCAACAAGGCCAGCTGGCCATTGCGCTCGGCCAGCATCGTCGGGAAGCCGGCAATCCCCAAGTCCTGGACCCAGGTGAAATCGGCGGCGGTCGCGGCATGCTGCTCGGCGCGATCGAACGCCTCGGCGAACTCG from Pseudomonas chlororaphis subsp. chlororaphis encodes:
- a CDS encoding ABC transporter ATP-binding protein — translated: MRDPQAPEPVDRLSWAQVRRLALQHKKALWIANGVAVLATLCSVPIPLLLPLLVDEVLLGHGDAALKVMNHALPAGWQSAAGYIGLMLLITLMLRCSALLFNVLQARLFAGLAKDIVYRIRLRLIERLKRISLGEYESLGSGTVTTHLVTDLDTLDKFVGETLSRFLVAMLTLVGTAGILMWMHWQLALLILLFNPLVIYATVQLGKRVKHLKKLENDSTSRFTQALTETLDAIQEVRAGNRQGFFLGRLGRRALDVRDYAVASQWKSDASNRASGLLFQFGIDIFRAAAMLTVLFSDLSIGQMLAVFSYLWFMIGPVEQLLNLQYAYYAAGGALSRINELLSRADEPQYAGGVDPFQGRETVGIEVSGLSFGYGDELVLDQMNLSIEPGEKVAIVGASGGGKSTLVQLLLGLYTPQAGVIRFGGKTQQEIGLETLRENVAVVLQHPALFNDSIRANLTMGRERSDEACWRALEIAQLDSTVRALANGLDSVVGRSGVRLSGGQRQRLAIARMVLAEPKVVILDEATSALDAATEYNLHQALTRFLHGRTTLIIAHRLSAVKQADRVLVFDGGQIAEDGDHQQLIADGGLYAKLYGHLQQVQRP
- a CDS encoding EAL domain-containing protein; the protein is MKQKRTLGTPRLLGIVWPFIAVVLFQALLGGLSLYVLSAVRGYVAGESLWSKGQKDAIYYLNLYADSRDESIFLKYQNAIAVPQGGHELRVALDQQPPDLNAARAGILKGGNHPDDSDSVIWLYLNFRHFSYLEKAIDLWTVGDSYLVQLDSVAHEMHRSITSNQASEADIQRWKNQIFAINDGVTPAAKAFSDALGEGSRVILRLLLITNLATALGLIVLALLRTHKLLAQRHEFASALQLEKERAQITLQSIGDGVITTDVDGAIAYMNPAAEEMTHWKAEQAMGLPLAALFNLLDENAQTDGFTLIEHILSGQLSGGSEHSKLIQRLDGSTVSVTLVGAPIQNAGKVSGTVLVLHDMTQERQYIANLSWQATHDALTGLANRREFEYRLEQALHSLSRQPGRHALMFLDLDQFKLVNDTCGHAAGDELLRHICALLQSGLREGDTLARLGGDEFGILLENCSPEAAEKIAEGLRQTVQNLHFVWKGRPFVTTVSIGLVHVAQTPTTLEASLRAADMACYMAKEKGRNRVQVYHADDSELSLRFGEMAWVQRLHMALEENRFCLYAQEIAALGHVDRLGGHIEILLRLHDEAGRMILPDSFIPAAERYGLMTSLDRWVVENVFKIIAECIREEREGPLAMCAINLSGATIGDEAFLDFLREQFIVHGVPPDLICFEITETSAISNLGSAIRFINELKGLGCHFSLDDFCAGMSSFAYLKHLPVDFLKIDGSFVKDMLDDPINRAMVEVINHIGHVMGKRTIAEFVETPQIEQALLEIGVDYAQGYLIERPQLFTCDSLQCRPSRPQPLLFKAPGTFR